CCTAGATAACCCACCTGGCAAATTAGGACGAATTATTAGGACAGCGAAATTAACCACTTTTATGGTATAAACTTGCCAGAGAAGCTAGTGACATGCTATTCTGACATAATGTGATGGAAATTGTTCGGCATCCTTGTTCTGGTGCATGTATGGTGTAGATGAATCCGACCTGTTGCACGACGGCACCAACCTGACGACAGTCAGCATTACTAGCATTTTACTTTCGATTTTAGAACATTTTGTAGTTGATGGTGATAACAGCTTTTAATCCAGTGTGCCTTTCATTGATTTAACAATCGTATCGTGTCTTGCTCAGCGGCACTGCTGATAGCAGTTACAGTGACCTCCTCGCGACTGGCGTACTCTAAGTGGTCCACACAGTATTGGGTCTATTGTAGTTCCACTGAAACACTTGAATGCATGTGTGAAGTCAACACACCTATTCGACAACTTCATTACTACTACGGTTTTAAAGGGAAAGtttgccaccccccccccccccccccccccccccctaccctaCCTGTGGGAACAGGTATCTACAAATTGATACTTGGAGAATGGACTACCCCTCTAAACAAAAGTTTTCTTAAGAACTGCCGTTGCATAAGCAGCAGTAATTTGTAGCTTTATGACACAAAGCAGCCACGGTCGTCTGCACCAATTCCGTAAGCAATGAAATGTAAGAGTGGTGTAGTTTCATTAACTGCCGCATACTTTACCCATAAACAGTGGTTTTGATTACAGTGATGAAAGTCCTTACCTTCATTACTTTGACATGAAAGTTCTTGAAAATGAGGCGACATTCTAGCCGGTAATGCTGTTAATAGGGCGGCAGCTTTCCTATCCAGTTTGCTTCTCATGTGCCATATAAATAGCATCTCTAAAATTGCTCGCATTACATCAGTCCTCACCCTGTCATTTGTCAATCTGTGTGGGATTGAACCTGCGCTCTCTGGTTCCCATTTTTCAATGTCTGTTAGAAACTGGCAACATCCACTAGAAAGTCCTTGTAGTCTCCAgaatttcaagatttttttcttcagtatttAAGATTGTTTTATTATTCATCGTGGTGATTACATGGTTCTACACAGTTGGAGGGGCCAGACGGATATATTCTAGGAAAATTCATGCTTGAGGGATCACTTAAGCAATGCATTAGAATCCTAAAAGCAAAATCTTTCATGAGAACATCAATTTAGAGATTGTGGCTGCTCTGTATCATGATAAAGTTAGGTACACTCCTGCAGCACCTTATGTACTTGCTACGTCTCACTTCAAAGCAAATGACTCTCTGAAATGGAGTGTGATAATAGCGAAGGTTTGGGGGGAGCGGGCATTTAGGCTAAAGTTAACAGTTACTTCTGGGAGGCTAGCTTCTTAAGGTTGATGAAAACAATGAAATTGTGACTGAGGCATGTTGAAAGGTGTGCAGGCTTCACACAGTTGCACTACTTTTCTACCACTATCTTTTCTAACTAATTGTAAGcttgtctttttttctatttatttttttttttcttcaggaaAGTTTATGTGGTGAGAAGATGTTTTCTACTTGTGTTTTACTGTTTACATCTTAGATTTTGTTACTTGTCCTGTGCATCGCCTTGTATACATAGCTGTGTTTGCATGAATGCGACAGAAGCACATTGACCATTCTACCATTTACCAACCGCCACATTCTACCATTCAACAATTTACATTCAACCATTTATATTCTACGTGCATCGAGTTTGGGAGGGTAACGCCCTATGGTGTCACACCTGAAATAACTTGTAGGTGTGACACCATAATTTTTAGATGGGAGACGCACTTCTAGTgctcctgctgctgctgcttcctCATACTTCCTGGCCAGACTTGCTGCAGCAAACTCCTTCCCAGTCTTTGCTAAATGCACACTGCACTGTACGAGTGTGTATTTGCCACCTTGGATTGGGTGCACTTTCTTAGCGGATTGAACAGTGCACTCACACGAGGGACGTTCCCAAGGATACTCCGGCGTAAGATGCGCAAAACGTCGTAGCTGTTTGCTGCCACTTGAGTGCCCAACGTCACGTTTTTTTGTGCTCTTCTAGacatggggaatatcctgcagctcagacacagaatattccgtggcaCAGAATATTCCGACAATGTTGTCTGCAAAAAAGTGCGCAATACACCACTCCCGCCGTACAATCCGTACAATCCGCCGTACAATCGCTCACGCGGCAGAACTgcgcaagtttttttttttttttcttcttccactagaatatttcATCAGGATGTGGCCCTTGGGAAGTCTATCCAATGTGCTTCTGTCACGTTCATGTAAAGGAAGCTTGTGGTCGAATTTTTTTCCCAGTTGCACTAGATTTCGACTCAAAGATCTAAGATCTCGTCAAAGGTAGTCAGAATGGAGTGCTCTGAACAAACAAACATTTGATAACAGTCCCTCTGCAGGAGCTACACTCTGTTGAACTACCAGTGGCTGACCAGCACAGCTTCAACCTATATTTCATATAGTATATACTATATAGCATATAGTATATACTGCAGGATAAGTTTCAAAGTTGCAACTCtgaatgaaacgggcagccgtTTTCCACGTCTGATGTTCCTGGCTGACAGTAGAAGACCAGTAAAACCCTACGACCTGCATAACTCTCGATTCACACGAGATCGGGGCAAAAGTAGCATTCTCAGCTTTTCAACTTACAGACCCCATCTGCATGTTGATCAAAGCGATATGTATTTTTGCTATTCCAGCAATGAGAGCAACTGGGTTGTACAGAAGTACGTGCAAGGTATGAGCAGTAGTGCAGAGGCAGACAGTTATGTTATTGGAAAATGTGCTTTTAGCTGTACATATAGATATGTGCACTTCTTGCAAATTGTTGATCCTTGTTCTCCTGCAGCTAGGACATGTGACGCACAAAACCTTGTTTATTGTCAGTTATCACTAACCAGCATATGGTCATACATTAATTagtgatattttctatatattgTTTTATATTGTGTTGTGTCTCGTCATAAACAGCAGTTCCACTTTATATTCGTACGCGTGCCCAACAtgtttttacatttttttaaactCCACTGGCATAGCTCGGCATAATTAGCAGTGACTGTAGCAGTCAGTGTTTATTTGTATTGATCGCTTCCTGTTTGCATGTGCATTTGAAAAACACATATTATTAGCCATCTTGTGGCAGTGGTAGAAAATATTTACCACTTACTTTGCATTGGTTGCATCTTAATGTTCATATTAGCGTTAAATCGTGTTCTGTGCACACACACATAGTCCATGGGAGCCTTGAAACATTCCGTGTTTGTTTGTTCTATGATGTAAACTAgtcaaataataatttgtagTAGTTCAGCAGTGCAGTTTTTTTCCATTTCCTGATGTCTTGTAGTAAATCTCAGCTGGCTTGGGGGCAATCTGAATACACCTGGCCTTGAGGTTGATCAAGCGTCCTCCTGAGTAGTGGTCGCCGAGTCAGAAAGTTCCAGGCCTTGTTGACGCTATTCATAAACAGCACAACCTTGTTTTCCGCTTTTGGGTATCCACAAGAGCTTTCTGCCTGAAATCAAAGCAGCACTTGCTTGCATGACTTCCACAGAGAGCCCACGCTACAACGATTGAGGTATCTTACTGCACTAATAATCATATGCTCTACGGTTTTCTACAAGTTGCTTGCAATACAGGACACAGTTTGACTTCATGAGGGCCTCGATGGGGAAGTCACGTCTGCTGCATATCGGGTGACAAAAGGGTTTTACCTTTCAACTACTTTCGCATCACGTAAGCAGATAAGTAATGAAACTTCCAAGCTTGTTCAGTGACAGTGTCCCATTATAATCATCTTGCTGTCGTGAAGTTATGAACATTAGCAAGCTTTGAAAACACATTGTCTTGTAACAAAATAATTGACAAATTTGGCAGTATTGCTGCAGCTCTCCGTCACCTGAATTCTCATCATCAATCAATCTCTCATCAAGTCTTCATGGGCTTCATCAAATCATTCGTAAGTGGGCGAGCACTCGTGCATTTGTTGTTGCAGTTTTACGTCATTTTGCTATTTAACACAGCGGTATGGAAGCAGCTTGTTGTGAAAACAAAAGTTGCTACAGATGTGCTGATGGTTAACACATCAGGACGGGAGTGCTTCGTTGTTTCAAACAGAAATAAACGACTCTCGACTATAAAAAGGGACAGACCGCTTAGTCTCTTTTCACACTTGGGTGCATTTATCACACCAGCATGTGTAACCTCTCCCACTTCCTTCTGCTTATAAACAAACTAACAGGGTTACAAACAAGATACTGTTGAAGCAATCATGATACTAATGTGTACTAGCTATTGCTATTGCTATTGGACCTCTGTTGTCCTGACAACCTAGAAACACAAGACAATAATAAGAGCAAAGCAGTTGTTTCTCAACCGGGGCCCCACGAGCCTTGTCCTGAGGTTCCGCGAATATCAGACTGTGCTCAACATTTGGTCGTTTGCATTGGGATTGACAATGAGAACGCAGGACCGGGTTGCCACGTCTGACGGTCATTGCAAAGAGTAGAGCGAGCAGCTGTAGTCTTCTTTGGTTGGTTCAACCCGCAACTCAACCAGACAATTTCTCCGCAGCACACTTTtgcttttctcttgtgttttGAAAGCATTACAAGCGTTTGGAAAGTCTGAGATACTTCGGAGAAGCTTCAGAGCTACTCTCCTGCCTACATGGACTGGGGATTTACAAGCATCAGTGGGAACCCACAACGCGTTATCTGTGGGGAAGTATTATGAAATAAAATCCCAAGCAATCCGGCGAACCTGTAgccagcttgaataaatctggagcacagaccaaaCTCCGCTGTCACCAGttgttttcttagttattcgtTACAGTCTTGTGTTCCGAGgcgacaagagcagtggttgtgaaACGCTGtcggtggttgtgtcgagcgagccagctagaacttaGGGTGTATACAACCATCATGAGATCCCCgcctgcaaagaagggtttgtctGCGTCGACGCGTTTTTCAAAGTGTGCGTGGCAATCCAATCCGGTAGCTCCAATACAATCCAGTGTGGcgttcatgcctgtttatagcaatttctaacatcaatAATCCAGCCCCACACAAGAACATGTTTCCTCGTCAACCAGCCCACTTGCtctttcccgcgagcctttccctctattccacctcctctcacTGACTCTGTATTTTTCACTGCGAAAGGTGGCAACTCTACCTGTAGCTGCACCTTGCGACGAAACAATGAACAATTGAATAATCAGTTGTGCAGAAAAAGGAATTGCTACTTGTACGACATCTAGTTCGTCTCACCCGCTTCTACACAGTTGCTTCAGTAAGTAGTGGGTTCCTTGATGTCGTGCCGGCACGATCATGGGTTCCCTCATGTGAAATCCTGTTTATAACCATGCTAGGAtagtacagctccggtcaaccttaatagtaacactggaaaaaattccgTCCATTTCCGAGcacgataacagccacccttggggcactgggggaatgttaagtgaacaaaatccttgcattaaactaacagaataattttgttcaattaataTTTCCTCATGGCTCCAACGGTTGCTGTAATCACGCTCGGGACGAGCTTTTTtacagtgttattattaagggtgaccggagctgtacagtGTAAGTGCTAAAACGAAGTTTTTGAGAGTTACATCTTGGTCACCTTGGCAAGTTTATCTTCTTGGAGTTACTTTAACGTAGTAACTAGCTGTAACATTTCAAAAAAGTAATGGTTTCTTGGTTACTATTTTTGCAGGCTCAAATGTAACTACCCATGACTGGACTGGTGTCCCTACCTGTATTGCTGTGTTAATGGCAGCAACAGGGGTCTCATACTGGGTGTGTGTCATGTGTAAAATGCATGCAGAACAGAACTAATCAACCAGCATTTTACAATTTGCAGTGTTTATTAAAGATGTCTATATCTGGCAATTCATTCTCGATTCCAGAAAAATTACATTTCATTTCAGCATTCAAACTTCAAACACCACAttaacaaaaaaacaagaaatacaCACACAGACTAGATAGCAGACCCAGTCTCTTATTAAGGCACAATGCAATAAATATTGGCATGGCCAAGGCAAGAATTGGCACACCAGCTCGTAAAAGCAAAGACAAAGTTTGGAAATTAATCACTGAACAGCATGTTTGTAGTCAAGCACATCATTTACATAAAAAAGGTAAAAACCTAAAAAGCAGCAAACTGCATGCTCCTTTTGCAAAAACCGTATAGCTAGGCACCTTCCTCGTACATAATTCATTTATAAAGATAAGGTTTAAGGATGCTATTTTATTCTATGGGTAGAGATAGGCACTTGTGTAATCTATACGAGCTGTTTTAACAATATATTGAGCTTTATTATACTATACTCCGTAAAGGTGTAAAACAGGAGGCCGTGCACCATCGGGCAAAACTTTGTGCTCTGGAAAGGCCTGCCAATATTCGGTGTATCTATTGTGCAACAAGTCTTCATAGTTCACTTCCCTTGTttctttgatgatgatgatgaaggcaCAACTGTATAAGCTACAGAATCTGTAGAACAGCACAGCAGCTGCTGAATATAGTAAAGTTGAGCTACTTATGGGGGGGACAAGGGTGTCggtaaatgaaatggaagatgcTTGTTTTTTCCATTTCAACGTCTTTTCTAATGTCAATAACCCGCTGTCAGTTCTCTAGATGTTTCTCTGCATGCAACAGCAGAACACACAAGTTTCTGATAACAGAAAATGACAAAATCCTCATAGGAATTGTTTTCAACTGGCCTGTACTAGGTTGCAACCAGCTTTGCGCTACCATGTTTCATAACTTTTCGTCCCCAAAGTGTGAAATATGTATAACTATTAGCCAtcataaacaagaaaatgtaaaAGAGTCAGCATGCCTACGGCAACGTAGCTGCTACCTTATTGCTATCCGTAATGTTGCTTTGTGGATTATCCACGAGAAATTTCTTACACTTACCAATCACAGACCTTGGGCAGTTATGACTGTTTCAAATTGGTATTCGTGACCACAACTGATTCacataaagagggggggggggggatacgagCAACAAGTAGTACCAGTTATTGTGCAAGTTTGTCTGCAATATTGTTCAGGAGAAAGGTGTATGTTGCCAAAAGAAATTTAAAGGCACATATGTGGTGATATTGTGCTCTCTTTCAAGATATTCCACTGCTATTAGTACTACCCCTTTCTCCTTCTCCATGACTTCGGTAGCATCTCTTGAAACATTATTACAACAAAATCAGAAATATTGGACTATTTTCCCCCTTTACATGGTCTTCCCACTGTGCTTACATAGCCAGTACACATGAAAGTACATGAGGCAAATTGCTTGCAAGGAAATTATACAAGATAAATGCCAGGATGTTACATTCTTGTTCTATTTCAGAAGGCAGGGTTGATAGTGTGTGAATGCTATCACAGCTCAATGTGTAGCGCACAGCTTTGAGCGTATCTCAATGTGCAGCCACTGTGATACATCGGTGTATGCACAGCTTCGTCACACACTTTTCGCGACGCAGACTATAGAGATCGCACAACAGCACATATGTGAAATATGTATGTGTACTCAAAAGGCTATGCCGTGTTTGGTTTGGCATTCTAGACAGCATATGTAGATCGTGGTTAATTtgttgcacacacaaaacagtCAGCACAGCGTACACACTTCTCACAAATGTGAGCGCCATAGAAAAGTCTGGAAAATACAGCCAGCAGGGGTACGTGGCACATTCAATATTGGTTTTCCATAAAAATACTGTCATTCATTAACAAGATAGATTGAGACATCTTGAGCACTGTTAGCCCTCTGACAGGCAATCCATAGACATAGAAGGCTATGAAACTGTGTGAAAAGATTGCAGAGTATATATCAGCTTTACAGTTAAAGCAGGCTGCATCTTAGGAAGAACAATGTGCATGTAGAGGAACTGCATTTTATATTTCTTCTATATTGCATATCGTGGCTTCATGAAAATTTGTTTACACATGCATGCAGATAAAATTTTgggcctgatttttttttttttttcaaatctaAATTTTTATATTTTCTTAACTAGGGATAGCagcttattttttctttttagcaggAATTCCAGCGCCAGTAAGACGCCACTTCAGAACTTAATGTACTTCTACAAAAACGTGGCCAGGTTACTTGTGCTGCTGTAGTCACCAATGTGACATGCAGGAAGTACTTTCTGTGCAGCCAGCCTTCTGCATCAGGCAACCTGCCCGTAATGCAGTTGGGcagcatatttttttttgtgtgcatcTACCTAGGTATTTCTGAAGATAGTCGAGTAATAGGAATAAGGAAAGAATTATCATATTCAACTACGTCATAGCATTTTTCACGTGTACAGTAAGGCACCACATTTCTACAGGTATATGATACATGGTACAACCATGCTCCTACAGTCACATTTTAACTGTTTCAGGTGTGATTACAGCCTATAATAATCACAGGGTTAATTTGTAGCATCGGGTTTTTCCAGAAAAAGCCTGGCCCTATACGTATCATATAAACTTCCGGGAAACTTAGGAACGTTGACACGTGTTAGAACTCataaattacaaaaaaaaaaaacaaacagggTAATGCTCTCTACAGCTAAGAGCAGTCTGCTCACAAATCACAGTACAGCACTTAGAAATCAATGTTTGTCACAATGCACTGTGACAATAACAATCATCTGCTGAACATTATTCGACGATGCCGCAATACAAAAGTAGAATGTTCGGAGGGCATCTATTACTGACAGCTCTGGCAAGATTGTGTCTATCAAAATATCCTCAATAGTGAGGCTCATAAAAGCACTCTCACTAAAGTATCAGCTGTGCAAGTGTGCATTTCTATAATTTGCAAATACTTAACTCCCACGAAGGTAGCCCTACGGTCTTTTCCAGCCACCTCGCAAACGCCTTCTGTAAGTTTACAGAAAGCTTCaaactaatatatatatatatatatatatgtaggagttgaaataaacgaatgcggttgaccacgaaaaataaaggtattcaataaggatcagaagtggagacagtgcttctacaggacaaggaataaaaggggaactttattatgAATACCCcttcttagtttttaataaagttccccttttattccttgtcctgtagaagcactgtctccacttATGATCCttattgaatacctatatatatatatatgtagagggtgtcccagaaaacgtgtcattgaactatgattttaaaaaatacgccacctagaaccatgcggtcaacggcatttgttcttactaggtttttgccacctcctgatgtgaatgtcatctaactTCAGTTTTATTATGCGAATTATTACGAACTGACAACGAAGATGACATCAGGAGGTGTCAAAAACCTAGTAAagacaaatgccattgaccgcatgatcctcgttggcatagttttttttattataattcagtgacacattttctgggacaccctgtatacagggagGTCAATCAGCTAATGCCCTGCCAAAAAAGAAGCAGTAGTTACCATTTTAAAACTCCACCATTTCAGAATTGTCTGACTAAAAACGTGACAGTGGGAACCGAGCCTAATGCACCTAAAGGAAAGAACTCAAGCTCCTACTTCGTGGCTGTTGGACCCCTCCGGAACAGCAGTCTGGGAATCATCTGCGAGGGGTGGTGTAGGTGGAGTCGTCGGTCGTTCAACCGGTTTCTGTTCCAATCGTGCTTCCAACTCTTTTATTCTCCTTTCGTGCTTCACCAAGACGGACTTGAGCTTCTTCAATTCGTCCATCAGCCCGTCCAACTTTGCTTCCTGCGCGACACAAAGATTTCAGTGCCGCTGCAGTGAATTCTtcaaaggggcactaaagtggaAACATTTACTTCCTGGGGGAATGAAAGACACCGTTAGCCTGACACCAACACAATAGGAACTGGATTCACctgttgcgtcgttcgtgatttatgagcgaaagaaatcgCAATGTCGCTTTCTTTGATAGTGAAAGGAACTGCACACTGGCTTCACACAACGAAATAACAacttactcagacgtttcgtcccccATACGGGAGACGAGAAGGTGCTCCCGTATGGGGGACGAAACGTCTGGgtaaatttttattttcttgtgtCAAGCCAGTGTACAGTTCCTTTCACCATGACATCTCCTGGCTTTTGGAACAAACATCAAACTATAAGATATGCATGCAATAGCAAAGAGAAGAACGGGAAAACAAGTATCTATACTCATGTGGCAACGGCGAAAAATGTAGAGTAAACTACAACAGAGTTACTCCACCAGAGAAATTACAATGCAGCTACACCAGGTGCTGCCTTATAAGGCTCCCATAGTTCCAGCACTACATGCCGCAAAATAGTGTAATGAGACTAGCCATGGCAGCCAATGGGAACAACCATAGGGCGGGGCTTAAGCATGCCGTTCTTAGGTTAAACAAGACTTATAATGCGAGACAACGGAAGAGTTGCGATAACAGGACGGGGGCTTTCTCTGCCAGTGGAAAAGGGGGGCATGCCAGAAGATGGCGGACACCAGGCAGACAAGGAAGCCGATTCAAATGTTTTGTTAATGCAAATAATTTACGTGCCTGCTTTAAAAACATGCAAATGTGCCCTAAGAGCGTAATATCTAACAAGTGCTTTCGCAGTGTGATCGATGTACAAGCAATAACTTGAAGCATGTTGTAACTCGGAAGCGTCATGCGCCCACCTTAGCCAATCGCAGACATCTTCAGATTTGTGGGCAGAGTCAACGCCACCTAGGCACacaaggcctgcttattgcttCCTCTCCCGCCTTCGCCACGTccacatataaagtcagaattcggcTGCTATCGCGATTCGCCGTTCTAGGAAACTTGCAAATGATGGCAGCTAACGTCCTAAATTTGAACCTGTAGACTAAAAGTACAacgcgctttccagaaaattagTCCTGAGAACAATATGGGATCATGTTAgactttattttgttttcccatttagcacAGGGGATCTTTACTagtcgcagacgacagttgctGCCCATGAAGCTGACGGTGGCTAGTCTTCACAGTTCGCCCGCTGAAAGCacattcgtgattggctacggtcGTTGAAAGTACAATCttaattggctgactcttagttgttacatCACGTCGACAAGTAAGCAGGCcctctgtatctaggtggtgttggcagaGTTAGCTTGTCACAATGTACAAAATGACTCCTGCGTTAATAACATAAGGGAGGAACTTACAAAAACAGCAGTAGAAACCTGCGGTACTGATGGCTCTGGTGACTCCTCCGAGCTTTCGAACTTGGGGGCAGCTGAAGACGGCTTTTCCGGCATCTTGTTCAATATGTTTGGCTTTTTTGTCACAGAGAAGTCCTGCTTTGTTTGTGCTTTGTAGCCATCCTTGAGGTTAATCTAGACGACACCAGTCAAAATCGCAATGTAACAAACATTTGTCTGCAATATGCACTTCTGTAGCAGACATAGTAGCGGCTGAGCTTGTGTGTTCGAATGAAACCAAAAATATTTATGTTGACGAAACAGATATCAGACCTCCAGATGAGTGTTACCACATTTATCCTAATAATAACTTCTTTGCTATTTTTTCGTATCTTTTATATCTTTTCTGCGCACATATTTTATTATCTTTCTTCCCCATTTTTCTTGACAAACAACCCACCAGTACTGAACTAGTGTGTGGTATGCACTCCTTACTAGTGCCCAGCATTGAAGCCACCTGGCAACGGAACCACCGAGTGGGGGCACAAATAAGGGTTAAAGTAACAGCACAATATATACCATTATGGGATCCGCATCTTTGCCATCAATCCATTCTTCTGCAGAAAGTGCAGGTGTATCGCCTGGTGTTTCTGGGTAGAGATCTTGCTGGAAAAGGTCCGACTGCAACGCAAATGCTCCATTCAGTTCAGTTGCACATACAATGAGAGAAATAAGACAGCACGAAAATGTCGCAGTCACCTTTCGGGGTACCGTAAATGAGATCACTTCACAAAGGCCCTTGGAGTGGAGCTTGAAAAACCTAGGGATAGCGATGAACGGAATGAATGATGAAAAGGAAGTGCCATGGAGGCAAGGTTGCACACTTATGGGCACAAAGCAGACACCTGCCAACAATCCTGCAACTTGTGCTGGCTCTGAGCCAGTAAGTTTTAGCTCTTCACATTCTACGTCTTGTTTGCAAAGTCTAACAGTGCTTACCTTGCAATCTCGCACTGATAAACATCACACCCTCTCTTAGGCATTGCGCACATTCCTCGCTGGGGCTCCGTAGACTGATATGTGTTGATGTAGTGCACAAACGGAGGCTCATCCGTTATCTCGAAGTACCTGATGTTGCTGTCACCCTGAAATTGGAATAGGGAATGCTTAAAAAGACAGTCTTTAGACATTAACTGATGTTGATATATCAGTTTTATTAGAGTAAGTTACGTATGGATGCTAAATATATATTTTCACCCAGCAGAACATTGTAGTTTTTTTtagacaaacgaagaaaaccGAACGGCATGCACATATCTGGTTTTGGTTTTACGGCGACTTGGGCGCAAGCGTCGCAAAGTTGTGCGACCAACTAAGGTGATCAAGAACTGATTTAATTGCTGTGCAGAACAGGAACTTGAAGTTATTAACGGAGACATCACGGCAGTGCAAACGCTGGCCACAGAATTCAATTATAGGTAACTGGCTTAAAATTTAATCGACGTATTTCACACACTGACACTGAGCACCAGAAGACAGCACCAGCAAGTGATCACCTTGGCACATAGGTAGAGGAGATTAACGTCAGGATCGTAGAAAGGTTGCAGGACCCCGTTGCTAGTGTCGAGCTCCTCCAGAACGA
This sequence is a window from Ornithodoros turicata isolate Travis chromosome 10, ASM3712646v1, whole genome shotgun sequence. Protein-coding genes within it:
- the LOC135371145 gene encoding coronin-1C-like — encoded protein: MAHRSIVRTSKFRHVFGQALKREQCFDNIRITKQSWDSNFCAANPKFLAIIIEAAGGGAFMVLPLNKTGRIDVNQPLVAGHKGPVLDIAWCPFNDNVIASASDDALVRVWQIPNLGLLRPLVDPVVELHGHERRVGQVLWHPSANNVLLSVGQDCKIIIWNVGTGELLAQINHPDLVFSCAWNWDGSRIVTTCKDRKIRVYSPRSGEIEAEDFGHEGAKPQKAIYLRDGLIFTTGFSRMSERQYALRVESELAQPVVLEELDTSNGVLQPFYDPDVNLLYLCAKGDSNIRYFEITDEPPFVHYINTYQSTEPQRGMCAMPKRGCDVYQCEIARFFKLHSKGLCEVISFTVPRKSDLFQQDLYPETPGDTPALSAEEWIDGKDADPIMINLKDGYKAQTKQDFSVTKKPNILNKMPEKPSSAAPKFESSEESPEPSVPQVSTAVFEAKLDGLMDELKKLKSVLVKHERRIKELEARLEQKPVERPTTPPTPPLADDSQTAVPEGSNSHEAESSCGYPKAENKVVLFMNSVNKAWNFLTRRPLLRRTLDQPQGQVYSDCPQAS